A DNA window from Vigna unguiculata cultivar IT97K-499-35 chromosome 10, ASM411807v1, whole genome shotgun sequence contains the following coding sequences:
- the LOC114167006 gene encoding TATA-box-binding protein codes for MADQGLEGSQPVDLQKHPSGIVPTLQNIVSTVNLDCKLDLKTIALQARNAEYNPKRFAAVIMRIREPKTTALIFASGKMVCTGAKSEQQSKLAARKYARIIQKLGFPAKFKDFKIQNIVGSCDVKFPIRLEGLAYSHGAFSSYEPELFPGLIYRMKQPKIVLLIFVSGKIVLTGAKVRDETYTAFENIYPVLTEFRKNQQ; via the exons ATGGCTGACCAAGGATTGGAAGGGAGCCAGCCGGTGGATCTACAGAAGCATCCTTCTGGGATCGTGCCTACCCTTCA AAATATTGTATCCACAGTCAATTTGGACTGTAAGCTGGACCTTAAAACAATTGCACTACAAGCTCGTAACGCAGAGTACAATCCCAAG CGTTTTGCTGCTGTTATTATGAGGATAAGAGAGCCCAAAACAACTGCACTTATCTTCGCTTCTGGCAAGATG GTTTGTACTGGAGCTAAGAGTGAACAACAGTCTAAATTGGCGGCCAGGAAG TATGCTCGTATTATCCAAAAGCTTGGTTTCCCAGCGAAATTTAAG GATTTTAAAATTCAGAACATTGTTGGCTCCTGTGATGTCAAGTTTCCCATACGACTGGAGGGTCTTGCGTATTCTCATGGTGCTTTCTCAAGT TATGAACCAGAGCTGTTTCCAGGTCTAATCTACCGTATGAAGCAACCTAAAATAGTGTTGCTTATATTTGTCTCTGGAAAAATTGTTCTAACAGGAGCTAAG GTGAGAGATGAGACTTACACTGCCTTTGAAAACATATATCCTGTACTTACTGAATTCAGGAAAAACCAACAATG A